A genomic segment from Variovorax paradoxus B4 encodes:
- a CDS encoding CsbD family protein, protein MNKDTIEGNWKQLKGKVKEQWGKLTDDDFDVIAGKRDQLLGRIQERHGISRDEAEKQVKEWESRDGRTPDALWYEKY, encoded by the coding sequence ATGAACAAGGACACCATCGAAGGCAACTGGAAACAGCTCAAGGGCAAGGTCAAGGAGCAATGGGGCAAGTTGACCGACGATGACTTCGACGTCATTGCAGGCAAGCGCGACCAGCTGCTGGGCCGCATCCAGGAGCGCCACGGCATCAGCCGCGACGAGGCCGAAAAGCAGGTCAAGGAATGGGAATCGCGCGACGGCCGCACGCCGGACGCCCTCTGGTACGAAAAATACTGA
- a CDS encoding YihY/virulence factor BrkB family protein, with product MTTPNPLHHAAPLLRHPLRFVWDALKAFRANQGLLLAGAVAYYALLSIVPLLIVSVIALSHLIEQAELLRTIGRYLEWLLPGQSKAIVTELSNFLDHRDVMGPVLLVTMIFFSSLAFSVLESAMAVIFHHRKVDHRRHFLVSAVMPYLYILCLCVGLLLVTLVSGALQLVGQESVDLLGRSWSLSGISGLLLYLLGLGGEIFMLTSLYLVMPAGRMSLRHALLGGVTAALLWEATRRVLIWYFSTLSQVNVVYGSLTTAIVVLLSLEIAATLVLLGAQVIAQYERLDRTGSTAVPPITGAEVESLRRDESPPR from the coding sequence ATGACGACGCCCAACCCATTGCACCATGCCGCGCCGCTGTTGCGCCATCCCCTCCGATTCGTCTGGGATGCGCTCAAGGCTTTCCGCGCCAACCAGGGGCTGCTGCTCGCGGGAGCCGTGGCCTATTACGCCCTGCTTTCCATCGTGCCGCTCTTGATCGTGAGCGTGATCGCGCTGTCTCACCTGATCGAGCAGGCCGAACTGCTGCGCACCATCGGCCGGTATCTCGAATGGCTGCTGCCGGGGCAGTCGAAGGCCATCGTGACGGAGCTGTCGAATTTTCTCGACCATCGCGACGTGATGGGCCCGGTGCTGCTCGTGACCATGATTTTCTTCAGCTCGCTGGCCTTCAGCGTGCTCGAGAGCGCCATGGCGGTGATTTTCCATCACCGCAAGGTGGACCACCGGCGCCATTTCCTGGTCTCCGCGGTCATGCCCTATCTCTACATCCTGTGCCTGTGTGTGGGGCTGCTGCTGGTCACCCTGGTGTCGGGCGCGCTGCAGCTGGTCGGGCAGGAAAGCGTCGACCTGCTGGGTCGCAGCTGGTCGCTGTCGGGTATTTCGGGCCTGCTGCTCTACCTGCTGGGGCTGGGCGGCGAGATCTTCATGCTGACCTCGCTCTACCTGGTGATGCCGGCCGGCCGGATGTCGCTGCGCCACGCGCTGCTCGGCGGCGTGACGGCCGCGCTGCTGTGGGAGGCCACGCGGCGCGTGCTGATCTGGTACTTCTCGACGCTGTCGCAGGTCAACGTGGTCTACGGCTCGCTCACCACGGCGATCGTGGTGCTGCTGAGCCTGGAGATCGCCGCCACGCTCGTGCTGCTGGGCGCCCAGGTGATCGCCCAGTACGAGCGGCTGGACCGCACCGGCAGCACGGCGGTGCCGCCGATCACCGGGGCGGAAGTCGAATCGCTCCGTCGAGACGAATCACCTCCCCGTTGA
- the dnaG gene encoding DNA primase: protein MTIPASFIQELIARADVVEIVGRYVQLKKAGANFMGLCPFHGEKSPSFSVSPTKQFYHCFGCGVHGNAIGFLMEHAGMGFVEAVHDLAGQYGLQVPEDDASPAERARAANQRQKQATLTDVLEKAGEAYRKALRQAPGAIEYLKGRGVSGEVARQFGIGYAPAGWRALASVFPDYDDPLLAESGLVIVNTEDGAEDAKRYDRFRDRVMFPIRNVKGECIGFGGRVLGDEKPKYLNSPETPVFSKGRELYGLYEARAAFRERGYALVTEGYMDVVALAQLGFPNAVATLGTACTTEHVQKLFRFTESVVFSFDGDAAGRRAARKALDGALPYATDVRSIKFLFLPAEHDPDSFIREFGADAFARFIQEATPLSRFMLEAAREGCDLTTAEGRAHMTSNVRPLWSAMPDGALKRQLLSEIAALVQLDAAALSELWASTPGPRKAAAAPGQRHAEPGHESEYPDMPPPAEYEPPRYESDSKPRKFTKGKRWGGKFEAPIEPLRGRGKPPSRPDVAARLLLSNMAQWDALSHELHLMLCDLPGPHGALFTWLDSQLHEHGVQPWAALREGMRGLDFEALAERLMSVSESAPVPEGEEEQHLADAAKELASVLDFMLDDRLKAQQSEAIAAVGKDPKALERYKALEARRLELRNRLNPRGAETA, encoded by the coding sequence ATGACCATCCCCGCTTCTTTCATCCAGGAACTCATCGCGCGCGCCGACGTGGTGGAAATCGTCGGGCGCTATGTGCAGCTCAAGAAGGCCGGCGCCAACTTCATGGGCCTGTGCCCGTTCCATGGCGAGAAATCGCCCTCCTTCTCGGTCAGCCCCACCAAGCAGTTCTATCACTGCTTCGGCTGCGGGGTCCACGGCAACGCCATCGGCTTTCTCATGGAGCACGCGGGCATGGGTTTTGTCGAGGCGGTGCACGACCTCGCCGGCCAATACGGCCTGCAGGTGCCCGAGGACGATGCCTCCCCCGCCGAACGCGCCCGCGCCGCCAACCAGCGCCAGAAGCAGGCCACGCTGACCGACGTGCTCGAAAAAGCCGGCGAGGCCTACCGCAAGGCCCTGCGGCAGGCGCCGGGCGCCATCGAATATTTGAAGGGCCGCGGCGTCTCGGGCGAAGTGGCCAGGCAGTTCGGCATCGGCTACGCGCCCGCCGGCTGGCGCGCGCTGGCCAGCGTGTTTCCCGACTACGACGACCCCCTGCTGGCCGAAAGCGGCCTGGTGATCGTCAACACGGAAGACGGCGCCGAAGACGCCAAGCGCTACGACCGCTTCCGCGACCGCGTGATGTTCCCCATCCGCAACGTGAAGGGCGAATGCATCGGCTTCGGCGGCCGGGTGCTCGGCGACGAAAAGCCCAAGTACCTGAACTCGCCCGAAACGCCCGTGTTCAGCAAGGGACGCGAACTCTACGGCCTGTACGAGGCCCGCGCCGCCTTCCGCGAACGCGGCTATGCCCTGGTGACCGAGGGCTACATGGACGTGGTCGCCCTGGCCCAGCTCGGCTTCCCGAATGCCGTGGCCACGCTCGGCACGGCCTGCACCACGGAGCATGTGCAAAAACTCTTCCGGTTCACCGAATCGGTGGTGTTCAGCTTCGACGGCGATGCGGCCGGCCGCCGCGCCGCGCGCAAGGCGCTCGATGGTGCCCTGCCCTATGCCACCGACGTGCGCAGCATCAAGTTCCTGTTCCTGCCGGCCGAGCACGACCCCGACAGCTTCATCCGCGAATTCGGCGCCGATGCGTTTGCGCGCTTCATCCAGGAAGCCACGCCGCTGTCGCGCTTCATGCTCGAGGCCGCGCGCGAGGGCTGCGACCTGACCACCGCGGAAGGCCGTGCGCACATGACGAGCAACGTGCGTCCGCTCTGGAGCGCCATGCCCGACGGCGCGCTCAAGCGCCAGCTGCTGAGCGAGATCGCCGCGCTGGTGCAGCTCGACGCCGCGGCGCTTTCGGAACTCTGGGCCTCCACCCCGGGCCCGCGCAAGGCGGCTGCGGCGCCAGGACAGCGGCATGCCGAGCCGGGCCACGAGAGCGAATACCCGGACATGCCGCCGCCGGCCGAGTACGAGCCGCCGCGCTATGAAAGCGATAGCAAGCCGCGCAAATTCACCAAGGGCAAGCGCTGGGGCGGCAAATTCGAGGCGCCGATCGAGCCGCTGCGCGGCCGGGGCAAGCCGCCAAGCCGGCCGGACGTCGCTGCGCGGCTGCTGCTGTCGAACATGGCGCAGTGGGACGCGCTGTCGCACGAGCTCCACCTCATGCTGTGCGATCTGCCGGGCCCGCACGGGGCGCTTTTCACCTGGCTCGACAGCCAGCTGCACGAGCACGGCGTGCAGCCGTGGGCGGCGCTCCGCGAAGGCATGCGGGGCCTCGATTTCGAGGCGCTGGCGGAGCGCCTCATGAGCGTTTCCGAAAGCGCCCCGGTCCCCGAAGGCGAGGAAGAACAGCACCTGGCCGATGCCGCCAAGGAGCTCGCGAGCGTGCTCGATTTCATGCTCGACGACCGCCTGAAGGCCCAGCAAAGCGAGGCCATTGCCGCCGTCGGAAAGGACCCGAAGGCGCTTGAACGCTACAAGGCGCTGGAGGCCAGGCGGCTCGAATTGCGCAACCGATTGAACCCGCGTGGTGCAGAAACTGCTTGA
- a CDS encoding histone deacetylase — translation MRAFYSGQFVLPLPPGHRFPMSRYALLRDRLLEHLPAVDMDQAPRATDGELALAHTPQWIAAISDGSVSPQAMREIGFPWSEAMVERSRRSTGATIAACRAAFAGGVAANMAGGTHHAYADKGGGFCVFNDAAVAARLMQAEHGRGGRQLKVAVIDVDVHQGNGTASIFRSDPSVFTLSLHGQKNFPFRKEASDLDVELPDGCGDADYLTALEHALDELDRRFSPGLVIYLAGADPFERDRLGRLKLTFDGLEARDRRVFDWAWQRRVPLAFAMAGGYASDIAETVQVQLGTFKVAFDYWRRWQNAAR, via the coding sequence ATGCGCGCGTTCTATTCCGGCCAGTTCGTACTGCCCTTGCCCCCGGGCCACCGCTTCCCCATGTCCCGCTATGCCTTGCTGCGCGACCGCCTGCTCGAGCACCTGCCGGCGGTGGACATGGACCAGGCTCCGCGCGCCACCGATGGCGAACTGGCGCTGGCCCACACCCCACAGTGGATCGCCGCCATCAGCGACGGCAGCGTGAGCCCGCAGGCCATGCGGGAGATCGGCTTCCCCTGGAGCGAGGCCATGGTCGAGCGCTCGCGCCGTTCCACCGGGGCGACCATTGCGGCCTGCCGCGCGGCGTTCGCCGGCGGCGTGGCGGCCAACATGGCGGGAGGCACGCACCACGCCTATGCCGACAAGGGCGGCGGATTCTGCGTTTTCAACGACGCCGCGGTGGCCGCGCGGCTGATGCAGGCGGAGCATGGCCGCGGCGGCCGGCAGCTCAAGGTCGCGGTGATCGACGTCGACGTGCACCAGGGCAACGGCACGGCCAGCATCTTCCGCAGCGACCCGAGCGTCTTCACGCTGTCGCTGCACGGGCAGAAGAACTTTCCGTTCCGCAAGGAGGCGAGCGACCTCGACGTCGAGCTGCCCGACGGCTGCGGCGATGCCGACTACCTCACCGCGCTCGAGCACGCGCTCGACGAACTGGACCGGCGTTTCTCGCCGGGCCTGGTGATCTACCTTGCGGGCGCCGACCCCTTCGAGCGCGACCGGCTCGGCCGGCTCAAGCTGACCTTCGACGGCCTGGAGGCGCGCGACCGGCGGGTGTTCGACTGGGCCTGGCAGCGCCGCGTTCCGCTGGCTTTCGCGATGGCCGGAGGCTACGCCAGCGACATTGCCGAGACGGTGCAGGTGCAGCTGGGCACCTTCAAGGTGGCCTTCGACTACTGGCGCCGATGGCAGAATGCCGCGCGATGA
- a CDS encoding multidrug effflux MFS transporter — protein sequence MNPDADKLWQAPRWALAVLLAVLGMLGPFSIDTYIPAFSGIARSIGATPAEMQQTLSAYLFGFAFMNLFHGALSDSFGRRPVVLWGLAVFTLASLGCALSQNIAQLVLFRGLQGLSTGAGIVVSRAVIRDMFPPADAQRVMSQVTIYFGVAPAIAPIVGGFLFVHAGWHAIFWFLVAVGVILFAANYKLLPETLHQSQRQPFQVRHLMRGYWDLCSDPRFLLLAFASGVPFNGMFLYVLAAPAFLGDHLALAPTQFFWFFLLTIGGIMSGAWASGRMAGKVVPKRQIRDGFLIMLVTSLVNVVANALFTAHAAWALWPLAVFAFGWALMVPVVTLLVLDLHPERRGMASSLQAVIGSTANGIVAGVVAPLVMHSTLALALTSMLMLGIGLVAWVWLHGRWPEIGRRVAAEV from the coding sequence ATGAATCCCGATGCAGACAAACTCTGGCAGGCCCCGCGCTGGGCACTGGCCGTGCTGCTCGCGGTGCTGGGCATGCTGGGCCCCTTCTCCATCGATACCTACATTCCGGCCTTCTCGGGCATTGCGCGCTCCATCGGCGCCACGCCCGCCGAGATGCAGCAGACGCTTTCGGCCTACCTGTTCGGCTTTGCGTTCATGAACCTGTTCCATGGCGCGCTGTCGGACAGCTTCGGCCGCCGGCCGGTGGTGCTGTGGGGCCTCGCGGTGTTCACGCTCGCCTCGCTGGGCTGCGCGCTGTCGCAGAACATCGCGCAACTGGTGCTGTTCCGCGGACTGCAGGGGCTTTCGACCGGCGCGGGCATCGTGGTGTCGCGCGCCGTGATCCGCGACATGTTCCCGCCCGCCGACGCGCAGCGCGTGATGAGCCAGGTGACCATCTACTTCGGCGTGGCACCGGCCATCGCGCCGATCGTCGGCGGCTTTCTCTTCGTGCATGCCGGCTGGCATGCCATCTTCTGGTTCCTGGTGGCGGTCGGCGTGATCCTGTTCGCGGCCAACTACAAGCTGCTGCCCGAAACCCTGCACCAGAGCCAGCGCCAGCCGTTCCAGGTGCGCCACCTGATGCGCGGCTACTGGGACCTGTGCTCGGACCCGCGCTTTCTGCTGCTCGCGTTCGCAAGCGGCGTTCCGTTCAACGGCATGTTCCTCTACGTGCTGGCCGCGCCTGCCTTTCTCGGCGACCACCTCGCACTGGCGCCGACGCAGTTCTTCTGGTTCTTCCTGCTGACCATCGGCGGCATCATGTCGGGCGCGTGGGCCAGCGGCCGCATGGCGGGCAAGGTGGTGCCCAAGCGGCAGATCCGCGACGGTTTCCTGATCATGCTGGTGACCTCGCTGGTCAACGTCGTGGCCAACGCGCTGTTCACCGCGCACGCGGCCTGGGCCTTGTGGCCGCTGGCGGTGTTCGCGTTCGGCTGGGCGCTGATGGTGCCGGTCGTCACCTTGCTGGTGCTCGACCTCCATCCGGAGCGGCGCGGCATGGCCTCGTCGCTGCAGGCCGTGATCGGCTCCACCGCCAACGGCATCGTCGCCGGCGTGGTGGCGCCGCTGGTCATGCATTCCACGCTGGCGCTGGCGCTCACCTCGATGCTGATGCTGGGCATCGGCCTGGTCGCCTGGGTCTGGCTGCACGGGCGCTGGCCCGAGATCGGCCGCCGGGTGGCTGCGGAGGTCTGA
- a CDS encoding HPP family protein, with product MAQFSALLTHARAWLPGRNTVDARERMRAVAGAAIGIVITALLCRWMAQAAGISVWLIAPMGASAVLVFAVPASPLAQPWSVIVGNTLSTLVGIACVRWIPDPAWAAALAVGAAIGLMFATRSLHPPGGAAALLAVLTHTTDFSAALFPTLVNSLLLVLVGVAYNTLTGRRYPHVQVVRPPSADARFSQADIDAVLARYNQVLDISRDDLESLIQQTELESYKRRLGTLHCADIMSRDPVSVEFGTPLQEAWMLMNQRRIKALPVTDRTRRVVGIVTQADFFRQLDLEHHEGIAGRLRDLIRATRTVVSNKPEVVGQIMTRQVRVASADRPVVDLVPLFSEGGHHHIPIIDHEKRLTGMITQSDFVRALYRAVRPEN from the coding sequence ATGGCACAGTTTTCCGCATTGCTGACGCATGCGCGCGCCTGGCTGCCAGGCCGCAACACCGTCGATGCGCGCGAGCGCATGCGCGCCGTGGCCGGCGCGGCCATCGGCATCGTGATCACCGCGCTGCTGTGTCGCTGGATGGCGCAGGCGGCAGGCATCAGCGTCTGGCTGATCGCACCGATGGGCGCGAGCGCGGTGCTGGTGTTTGCCGTGCCCGCGAGCCCGCTGGCGCAGCCCTGGTCGGTCATCGTCGGCAACACGCTCTCCACGCTGGTGGGCATCGCCTGCGTCCGCTGGATACCTGATCCGGCCTGGGCCGCGGCATTGGCTGTGGGCGCCGCCATCGGGCTGATGTTCGCCACGCGCAGCCTGCATCCGCCGGGCGGCGCCGCGGCGCTGCTGGCGGTGCTGACACACACCACGGATTTCTCGGCGGCCCTGTTCCCCACCCTCGTCAACTCGCTGCTGCTGGTGCTGGTGGGCGTGGCCTACAACACGCTCACGGGCAGGCGCTATCCGCATGTGCAGGTGGTGCGCCCGCCCTCGGCGGACGCCCGGTTCAGCCAGGCCGACATCGATGCGGTGCTGGCGCGCTACAACCAGGTGCTCGACATCAGCCGCGACGACCTCGAGTCGCTGATCCAGCAGACCGAACTCGAGTCGTACAAGCGCCGGCTCGGCACCTTGCACTGCGCCGACATCATGTCGCGCGACCCCGTGTCGGTGGAGTTCGGCACGCCTCTGCAGGAAGCCTGGATGCTGATGAACCAGCGCCGCATCAAGGCGCTGCCCGTCACCGACCGCACGCGCCGCGTGGTCGGCATCGTGACGCAGGCCGACTTCTTCCGCCAACTCGACCTGGAGCACCACGAAGGCATTGCCGGCCGGCTGCGCGACCTGATCCGCGCCACGCGCACCGTGGTGTCGAACAAGCCGGAGGTGGTGGGCCAGATCATGACGCGCCAGGTGCGCGTGGCCAGCGCGGACCGCCCCGTGGTCGACCTGGTGCCGCTGTTCTCCGAGGGCGGCCACCACCATATCCCCATCATCGACCATGAAAAGCGGCTCACCGGCATGATCACGCAGTCGGATTTCGTGCGCGCTCTCTACCGTGCCGTGCGGCCGGAGAACTGA
- the rpoD gene encoding RNA polymerase sigma factor RpoD gives MPATKSGAAASKSAAATKVKTVPTKSTSIDDPKKAAAKAVAAAPAAKKVGRPPKAAGAAAPATGAKRGRKPKAGNEASESDIDLSDIEEDLAGDEPAVATTTEEKVKPLRMKISKAKERALMKEFGLDETVLSEEDLAKRRSRLKTLITLGKTRGYLTHGEISDHLPDKLVDAETMEVVVTMLNDMGVAVYEQTPDAETLLLNNTAPTATTVEEAEEEAEAALSTVDSEFGRTTDPVRMYMREMGTVELLTREGEIEIAKRIEGGLMAMMEAISASPATIAEILRLAADIREGKVVISTVVDGFSNPNEADDYVAEEDFDEFDEEDDDDGKGGSKALTKKLEELKRDALERFDRIASMFEKVHKIYDKEGYGTPAYEKAQQALSDELMTIRFTAKTIEKLCDLVRTQVDDVRKKERELRRIIVDKCGFPQDEFIRDFSGYDKNGNRVASNLLNQKWVEKQAAAGKPWSAVLARNIPPVQELQQKLADIQSRVVVPLTQLKDINKRMNEGESSSRDAKKEMIEANLRLVISIAKKYTNRGLQFLDLIQEGNIGLMKAVDKFEYRRGYKFSTYATWWIRQAITRSIADQARTIRIPVHMIETINKMNRISRQHLQEFGFEPDAGILAAKMEIPEDKIRKIMKIAKEPISMETPIGDDDDSHLGDFIEDSSNTAPIEAAMQAGLRDVVKDILDSLTPREAKVLRMRFGIEMSTDHTLEEVGKQFDVTRERIRQIEAKALRKLKHPSRSDKLRSFIDTL, from the coding sequence ATGCCGGCAACTAAGTCGGGTGCCGCCGCGTCCAAATCGGCAGCCGCAACGAAAGTGAAAACCGTGCCCACGAAATCGACCTCCATCGACGATCCGAAAAAAGCTGCCGCCAAGGCAGTTGCCGCCGCCCCTGCCGCCAAGAAAGTAGGCCGCCCGCCCAAGGCCGCCGGCGCTGCCGCGCCCGCCACCGGCGCCAAGCGCGGCCGCAAGCCCAAGGCCGGCAACGAAGCGTCCGAGAGCGACATCGACCTGTCGGACATCGAGGAAGACCTGGCCGGCGACGAACCGGCGGTTGCCACGACCACCGAGGAAAAGGTCAAGCCGCTGCGCATGAAGATCAGCAAGGCGAAGGAACGCGCCTTGATGAAGGAGTTCGGCCTCGACGAGACCGTGCTGTCCGAGGAAGACCTGGCCAAGCGCCGCTCGCGCCTGAAGACGCTGATCACGCTCGGCAAGACCCGCGGCTACCTCACGCACGGCGAAATCTCCGACCACCTGCCCGACAAGCTGGTCGACGCCGAGACCATGGAAGTCGTGGTCACCATGCTCAACGACATGGGCGTGGCGGTGTACGAGCAAACGCCCGATGCCGAGACCCTGCTGCTGAACAACACCGCCCCCACCGCCACCACGGTGGAAGAGGCCGAGGAAGAAGCCGAAGCGGCCCTGTCCACGGTGGACAGCGAATTCGGCCGCACGACCGACCCGGTGCGCATGTACATGCGCGAAATGGGTACGGTCGAGCTGCTCACGCGCGAAGGCGAAATCGAAATCGCCAAGCGCATCGAAGGCGGCCTGATGGCCATGATGGAAGCCATCTCGGCGTCCCCCGCCACCATCGCCGAAATCCTGCGCCTGGCGGCCGACATCCGTGAAGGCAAGGTCGTCATCTCCACCGTGGTGGACGGCTTCTCGAACCCCAACGAGGCCGACGACTACGTGGCCGAGGAAGACTTCGACGAATTCGACGAGGAAGACGACGACGACGGCAAGGGCGGCTCCAAGGCCCTCACCAAGAAGCTCGAGGAACTCAAGCGCGATGCGCTCGAGCGCTTCGACCGCATTGCCTCGATGTTCGAGAAGGTCCACAAGATCTACGACAAGGAAGGCTACGGCACGCCGGCGTACGAGAAGGCCCAGCAGGCCCTGTCGGACGAGCTCATGACCATCCGCTTCACGGCCAAGACCATCGAGAAGCTGTGCGACCTGGTTCGCACCCAGGTCGACGACGTGCGCAAGAAAGAGCGCGAACTGCGCCGCATCATCGTGGACAAGTGCGGCTTCCCGCAGGACGAGTTCATCCGCGACTTCTCGGGCTACGACAAGAACGGCAATCGCGTGGCGTCGAACCTGCTGAACCAGAAGTGGGTCGAGAAGCAGGCTGCCGCCGGCAAGCCCTGGAGCGCCGTGCTGGCGCGCAACATTCCGCCGGTGCAGGAACTGCAGCAGAAGCTCGCCGACATCCAGTCGCGCGTGGTGGTGCCGCTGACCCAGCTCAAGGACATCAACAAGCGCATGAACGAGGGCGAATCGTCCTCGCGCGATGCCAAGAAGGAAATGATCGAGGCCAACCTGCGCCTCGTGATTTCCATCGCCAAGAAGTACACCAACCGCGGCCTGCAGTTCCTGGACCTGATCCAGGAAGGCAACATCGGCCTGATGAAGGCGGTCGACAAGTTCGAATACCGTCGCGGCTACAAGTTCTCGACCTACGCCACGTGGTGGATCCGCCAGGCCATCACGCGCTCGATCGCCGACCAGGCGCGCACCATCCGCATCCCGGTGCACATGATCGAGACGATCAACAAGATGAACCGCATCTCGCGCCAGCATCTGCAGGAGTTCGGCTTCGAGCCCGATGCCGGCATCCTGGCCGCGAAGATGGAGATCCCGGAAGACAAGATCCGCAAGATCATGAAGATCGCGAAGGAGCCGATCTCGATGGAAACCCCCATCGGCGACGACGACGATTCGCACCTGGGCGACTTCATCGAGGACAGCAGCAACACCGCGCCCATCGAGGCCGCGATGCAGGCCGGCCTGCGCGACGTGGTCAAGGACATCCTCGACTCGCTCACGCCGCGCGAAGCCAAGGTGCTGCGCATGCGCTTCGGCATCGAGATGTCGACGGACCACACGCTGGAAGAAGTCGGCAAGCAGTTCGACGTGACGCGCGAGCGCATCCGCCAGATCGAGGCGAAGGCACTGCGCAAGCTCAAGCATCCGTCGCGTTCGGACAAACTGCGCAGCTTCATCGATACTCTGTAA
- a CDS encoding 3-hydroxyacyl-CoA dehydrogenase: MQIDGKVFIVTGGASGLGEGAARMLAANGGKVVIADMQADKGEAVAKDIDGVFVKCDVSQEADGQAAVAAAQKLGKLVGLVNCAGIAPAEKTVGKNGPHALAVFSKTVTVNLIGSFNMIRLAADAMSRNEPEATGERGVLISTASVAAYDGQIGQAAYSASKGGVVGMTLPIARDLARNGIRNMTIAPGIFGTPMLFGMPQEVQDALAASVPFPSRLGTPEDYAKLAKHIIENDMLNGEVIRLDGAIRLPPR, translated from the coding sequence ATGCAGATCGACGGCAAGGTTTTTATCGTGACCGGTGGCGCCTCGGGCCTCGGCGAAGGCGCGGCGCGCATGCTGGCTGCGAACGGCGGCAAGGTGGTGATCGCCGACATGCAGGCCGACAAGGGTGAAGCCGTCGCCAAGGACATCGACGGCGTGTTCGTCAAATGCGACGTGAGCCAGGAGGCCGACGGCCAGGCAGCGGTTGCCGCGGCGCAAAAGCTCGGCAAGCTGGTGGGCCTAGTCAACTGCGCCGGCATCGCGCCGGCCGAGAAGACCGTGGGCAAGAACGGCCCGCACGCGCTGGCGGTGTTCAGCAAGACCGTCACGGTCAACCTGATCGGCAGCTTCAACATGATCCGCCTCGCGGCCGATGCCATGAGCAGGAACGAGCCCGAAGCCACGGGCGAGCGCGGCGTGCTGATTTCGACCGCATCCGTCGCGGCCTACGACGGCCAGATCGGCCAGGCCGCCTACAGCGCCTCCAAGGGCGGCGTGGTCGGCATGACCTTGCCCATCGCACGCGACCTGGCGCGCAACGGCATCCGCAACATGACCATCGCCCCCGGCATCTTCGGCACGCCCATGCTCTTCGGCATGCCGCAGGAGGTGCAGGACGCACTGGCCGCCAGCGTGCCCTTCCCCTCCCGCCTGGGCACGCCCGAGGACTACGCCAAGCTCGCGAAGCACATCATCGAGAACGACATGCTCAACGGGGAGGTGATTCGTCTCGACGGAGCGATTCGACTTCCGCCCCGGTGA
- a CDS encoding acyl-CoA thioesterase, whose product MSSAHKPTPHSRSSYRAFRSIPTRWMDNDMYGHVNNVVYYSWFDTAVNALLIERGALDIHQGQTIGFVVETQCNYFAPIAFPQTVEAGIRVAQAGRSSVRYEIALFAQGAETAAAQGHFVHVYVDRATQRPVPLPEALQRVVDSLKA is encoded by the coding sequence ATGAGTTCCGCCCACAAGCCCACGCCGCATTCCCGAAGCAGCTATCGCGCGTTTCGCAGCATCCCCACGCGCTGGATGGACAACGACATGTACGGCCATGTCAACAACGTCGTCTACTACAGCTGGTTCGACACGGCGGTGAATGCGCTGCTGATCGAGCGCGGCGCGCTCGACATCCACCAGGGGCAGACCATCGGCTTCGTGGTCGAGACGCAATGCAACTATTTCGCCCCGATCGCCTTTCCCCAGACGGTGGAGGCCGGCATCCGGGTGGCCCAGGCCGGGCGGTCGAGCGTGCGCTACGAGATTGCACTCTTTGCGCAGGGCGCGGAAACCGCGGCCGCCCAGGGCCACTTCGTGCACGTGTATGTGGACCGGGCCACGCAACGGCCGGTGCCATTGCCCGAGGCGCTGCAGCGCGTGGTCGACTCGCTGAAAGCCTGA
- a CDS encoding phasin family protein, giving the protein MALTADQILAAQKANLETLFGLTTKAFEGVEKLVELNVTASKAALTEAQSTAQAALNVKDAQELLTLQASLFQPLAEKTAAYSRHLYDIAQGTGAEFTKAFEAKAAEAQQTFVGLVDSASKNAPAGSETAVAVLKSAVAAANNAFESVQKAVKQASDVAEANFNAVSTQAVAAAKTATTSRKR; this is encoded by the coding sequence ATGGCCCTGACCGCTGACCAAATCCTCGCCGCCCAAAAAGCAAACCTCGAAACCCTGTTCGGCCTGACCACCAAGGCCTTCGAAGGCGTCGAGAAGCTCGTCGAACTCAACGTGACCGCTTCCAAGGCGGCCCTGACCGAAGCACAGAGCACCGCCCAAGCCGCCCTGAACGTCAAGGACGCACAGGAACTGCTGACGCTGCAAGCCAGCCTGTTCCAGCCCCTGGCCGAAAAGACCGCTGCCTACAGCCGTCACCTCTATGACATCGCCCAGGGCACCGGCGCCGAGTTCACCAAGGCTTTCGAAGCCAAGGCTGCTGAAGCCCAGCAAACCTTTGTCGGCCTGGTCGACAGCGCTTCCAAGAATGCACCCGCCGGCTCGGAAACCGCCGTTGCCGTGCTGAAGAGCGCCGTGGCTGCCGCCAACAACGCTTTCGAATCGGTCCAGAAGGCCGTCAAGCAGGCGTCGGACGTTGCCGAAGCCAACTTCAACGCCGTGTCGACGCAAGCCGTCGCCGCCGCGAAGACCGCGACCACCTCGCGCAAGCGCTAA